The DNA region TAATCGCGTCCTTCATCGGCTCCAGTGCCAGGGCATCCACCGTGGACCCTTAGTATCTTGACCCTTCCATTCATTCACGCACGTCCCGACCCACCCAGGCGAACCTGAGCGGCGCCCGGAAGGCGCTCTCTGTGCTTGTTCTCTCGCACACCTCTTCGCTTGTCATGCTCCCCGCCTCGCTTGAGGCTCAGAAAAGATACACCCCAACCCTGAACCTGTCAACACCCTCTATCTGTCCGTGCCTGAACCTCGCTCGGCCACCGGAAAAAGCTCACTCTGCCGAGCAAAATGCTTCGGCCTCGGCCCAAGTGCATCATGGAGAGCGTGACCCCGCACGTTCTCTCCTTCTTTCGACTCACGTTGCCCACCCTCCTGACCACCGCTTTGGTCGGGTGTGGGCAAGGGGAGGCCATGCAAGTTCGGCAGGTCACCTCAGGCGGCACCCTCTACACGGTGGCGACGGTGGACCTGACGCGGGACCGCCTGGAACTGCACTGGCTCAATCCCACCACGGGGGAGCCTTACGGAACGTTTCGGCAGGTCATGGCGCGGCTGGGCAAGAGTGGGCGGCGCGTGCTGTTTGCCACCAACAGCGGCATCTACGCGCCTGGGCTGAAGCCGCTGGGCCTGCATGTGGAAGGAGGCCGAACACTGGTGCCTCTCAACAATGCCCGTTCTGGCGGCAACTTTGCCCTGTTGCCCAACGGAGTGTTCTGGATCAGGGGCAAGCAGGCGGGGGTGACAGAGACTCAGGCTTACCGCCGTGCAGACCTGCGGCCCACCTTTGCCAGTCAGTCCGGGCCACTGCTTGTCGAAAAGGGGCGGCTGCATCCGGCCTTCAACAAGAGCGGCACCAGCTTCAAGGTTCGCAGCGGCGTAGGTGTGTGCTCGGACGGGAGGGTGCGCTTTGTGGTGAGCGGCGCACCCGTCAACTTCCACAGCTTCGCGGTCTTTTTCCGGGACACGCTGGGATGCCCGGACGCCCTTTATCTGGACGGCAGCATCAGTGCCTATGCGACACCAGGGACCGACACGCAGTTTGCGGAGTTTGCTGGAATCTGGACCGTCAGCCGGTAGGCAGCAAGAGGCCGCCCCCGAGGAGGCGGCCTGTGGAAGTAGGCGGGGTCAGTTGGCGACGGTCAGGTTGACGGTACTGAGGGGCTCGGCATTGGGGTCTTCCAAGGGGCGCACGTCATAAGTCACCTCGCCGGGACCGGGGCGGCTCTGGTAGCTCCAGCCGCAGGTACTGTCGAGCAGAACCCGCTTGGTGCCCACGACCCGCTCGCCCCGGCGCACCGTCACGAGGTAGCCCTCGCCCGCACCCACCCCGCCGAAGCGGAAGGGCTCGCTCACCGTCTGACCGTCGGAGATGCTGAGGCTGTAAGGCTCGTCGCAGGTGGCGGCGCTGGCGTTGGGATCGGCGGCGGCCACAGTCACGGAGACGCTGGTGAGTTCAGTACCCGCCTCGTCCTGCACGGCGTAGGTGTGGGCGCCTTCGACCGGGCTGGGCACGTCCAGGCTCCAGGTGCCGTCATCCGCGACTGTGACGGTGCCGAGGCTGGTGCCGTCTTCCAGAATCTGCACGCTCTGGCCGGGCTCACCCGTACCGCTCAACGTGAAGCCCCCAGCGGGCAGTTCGGCGTCGGCCGCAGGCTCGGCGATGGTGAAGGCCGCTGCGGGTTCGGTCGGCTCGGTCGCCGTGGTGTCGGGGGTCTCCTCCGTGGCCGCGCCCGCAGGAGGCGTGGCGGGGGGCTGCGCGGCCGGGGTTCCGGCGGCGGGGCGAGAGGGTGCAGTCGTCGCGCCGGACGCAGGGGTTCCACTGCTCGGCGAGGCAGGCTCGCTCGGCTGAGCGGCTGGAGTGGTGGCTTCGGTGGCTTCCTGCTGCGCCTGACCGTCCGACGCAGCGGTGTCGTCGGAGGCGTCATCCTCCACGACATTCACCCGGAACTGGCTCTGGGTGCCGTCCGAACCCTCCACGGTGTAGACGTGTTCCCCGAGGGTGGGGGCGGGAAGTTGGGCCTGCCAGTTGCCCGCGTCGTCCACCGTCGCGGTGGCGACCTCCTGACCCTGGTCGGAGACGGTGAGGGTGATGCCGGGCGTGGCGGTGCCGCTCATCTCGAAGGGTTCGGCGGGCAGATTCGCCCCGGCGGTAGGGTTGGTCACGAGGATGCTCTCGCCGTCTCCGGTTGCTGCGGCCGCGTCGTCCACGATGTTGACCTTGAACTGGCTGCGGGTGCCGTCCGAACCCTCCACCGTGTAGGTGTGTTCGCCAGGAGTGGGGGCCGGAATCTGGGCTTCCCAGTTGCCCGTGTCGTCCACGGTGGCGGCAGCGACCTCGTCCCCCTCGTCGGAGATGGTGAGGGTCACGCCGGGAGCCGCCGTCCCACTCATGACGAAGGCTTCGGCAGGAAGGTCGGCGTCCGAGGTCGGGTTGGTGACCAGAATGCTCTCGCCGCCCTGCTGGGTCGCGGCGGGGGCGCTGGCGGTCGCCGGTTCACGGTCGTTCTGCTGCGTCAGCCAGCAGCCGCCCAGGCCGAGCAGCAGCAGGAGGGGAATCAGCCACCAGGGGAAGCCGCCGCGCCGCCGCGTCTGGGTGACGGTGGTGGTGCTGGTCGTCGTGCTGGTGGCGGGAGTCGGCGAGGGCCGGGGCGCGGGGGCTGCCCGCACCTGCGGGGTCGCTGCCGCGACGGTGGGCGGATTCAGCAGGGCGGAGAGGCCCGACATTCCCGGAGGGATCAGCCCCGGCAGCAGGCCCGGTACCTCGCCCAGCACCCGGCTGAGGCCCGCCGCCGTGGTGCCAGTGGCCCGAGCCTCGCGGCCCAGCAGCCCCAGCACGACGGGAGCGAGGAGGGCCAGCAGCTTTCCGGCGCTGGCCCCCGAGCCGCCTACCGCCGAGCCGAGGCGCCCCGTCACGGCGTCGGCAGAGCCAAACAGGTGCGTGACGAGCGGACGGCCCTGTCCCTCCAGCCGGGCAACTTCGGCGGGATCGGTGGGGAGGGGACCGGCGGCCAAGTCCTCCAGGTCACGGCTGCGGTTCAGGAGGTCAGCCGCTCCAGCCTCGTCCTGCCCCTTGCGGGCGATGGCCGCGAGGAGGACAGGGAGAGAAGCCGATGCCGCACGGCCCGCCGTACTCGCCGTGAACCCGGCCGCGCGGCCCAGCGCCTCGCCGGACGACCCGCCCAGGCGACCACGCAGGGTCTCGATCAGCCCGGTAGCGGTCAGCCCGGCGGCGACAGGCGCCGTTCCCGTGCTTCCCCCTGTGGCCATTCCCACCAGATCGCCAGGCCTCATCCCCCGCCCTGCGAGCAGGCTCAGCAGGAGCGGCAGGGCAAGTTGCAGTAAGCGGGTGGTTCCCGCCGAATCCGCCGAACCGAGACGAGAGGCGAGGGACGGCAGCGGCTCGCGCAGCACGTTCGCGGAGAGCACCTCGCCCGCCTGCATCAGCTCGGAGGCGCCGCCGGGGGCATTCAGGGCCGCGTCCACGCTGGAGAAGTTGGGGATGGCTGCGTAAGCCTGGTCTATAGCGGCCCGGCCTTCCGGCGTGCGGTCAGTGTCGGCCAGCGCCTGGACGAGCAGCGGCAGGCCCTCGCGCAGCACGCGGCCGGAGTCGGCGGGAGACAGCCCAGCGACCTGACCCAGAGTGGGCGTCGCGGGGCCGAAAAAGGAAACGAGCGGGTCATTCACGGTCATGCAGGCTCCTGGGCAGACGGAAAAGGCGTGGGAAACTGCCGCCCACTGGGGCGGCCCGGCTCACCGTACCTCAGCGCCAGAGCCGTCTCCTGACCGTCACCATGACCTTTCCCTAAGGAAAAGAGGGAAGGCCGGGTAGCCCCTCCCCCTCTCCCCTGCCCGAGTCCTTACGCTTCCAGCGCGGGGTCCGCCCCGTCGCGGGACCGCTCCACTAGGGTCAGGATGTCGTAGGTGGCGACGAGTTCCTCATTCTGGTTGGTGATCTCGGCCCGCCACTCGACCACGCCGGTCGGCCGGGTTTCACCGGGGCGCAGGTCCTTGCGAATCTTGCGCTTGCAGGTGAGGCGGGTGCGGATGGTGTCCCCGATGCCCACGGGCGTGATGAAGCGCAGGTTCTCCAGGCCGTAGTTCGCCAGCACCGGCCCCGGCGCGGCGGAGACGAACTGCCCAGCAGCGGCGGAAATCAGGAAGTAGCCGTGCGCCACCCGCTTCCCGAAGATGCCTTCCTTCGCGCCGATCTCGTCCACGTGGGCATAAAAGTGGTCCCCGGTCAGGCCCGCGAAGTTCACGATGTCCGCCTCGGTGACGGTGCGGCGGTGGGTGAGCAGGCTGTCGCCCACCTGAATCTCGTCGAAGGACTTGCGGAAGGGGTGAACCACGTCCTCGCGCACCTCGGCGCCGGGCACGTACTCGCGGGTCACGGCGGCGAGCGTGGTGGGGTCGGCCTGCACCGCCACCTTGTTCATGTGGTGCTTGATGCCTGCTGCGCCCGCGAGTTCCTCGCCGCCTCCCGCCCGGCCGGGACCGCCGTGCTTGAGCTGCGGCAGGGGGCTGCCGTGTCCGGTGCTTTCCTTCGCGTTGTTCCGGTTGAGGACGAGCAGGCGGCCGTGCGTGCTCGCCAGACCCATCACGAGGTCGGTCGCCTCGGCGCGGTCGTGGGTGATGATGCTTCCGGCGAGGCTGCCCCGGCCCATCTTGGCTAGGCGCACGGCGTCGTCCAGCGTGTCGTAGGGCAGCAGGGTCGCCACCGGTCCGAAGGCCTCCAGCTCGTGTGGGCCACGGGCGGTCAGGGGCGAGTCGCACAGCAGCACGGTGGGGTCGAGGAACGCGCCCTTCTCGCGGTCGCCGCCCAGCAGGTCGCGTTCCTCGCCGCCGATAACCACGCGGGCCTCCTCGCGCAGCGCCTCCAGGGTGGCCTGCACCCGTTCGCGCTGGGCGGTGCTGACAAGAGCGCCCATCCGCACGTCGTCGCGGGCGGGGTCGCCCAGGGTCACCTTGCCGAGTTCCTTGCGGAGCGCCTCTACCACGGCTTCCACCCGGTCGCGGGGCACCAAGGCGCGGCGAATGGCGGTGCACTTCTGCCCGGCCTTGCCGGTAATCTCGCGGGCCACTTCCTTGACGTAGAGGGCGAACTCGGGGTCCTCGGGGCGCACGGTCAGGCCCAGCACGGAGGCATTCAGGCTGTCAGCCTCGGTCACGAAGGGCACGTTGCGGGCGACGATATTGGGATGGACCTTGAGCTTGGCCGCCGTCGCCGCCGACCCCGTGAAGGCCACCATGTCCTGTTCCTCCAGGTGGTCGAGGAGGTCGCCGGGGTCGCCCGTCACGAGTTGCAGCGCCCCTTCAGGGAGCAGGCCCGACGCCACGATGTCGCGCACCACCCGCTCGGTCAGGTAGGCCGTCTGCGGGGCGGGCTTGACGAGGGTGGGCATCCCCGCAATAAAGGCGGGCGCGAGCTTTTCCAGCATTCCCCAGACCGGGAAGTTGTAGGCGTTGATCTGCACGGCCACCCCGTCACGCGGCACGAGGATGTGACGGCCCACGAAGGTGCCTCCCTTACCGAGCTGCTCCACCTTGCCGTCGGGCAGGAATCGCTCGTCGGGCAGCTCGCGGCGGGCGAGGCTGGCGTAGGAGAACAGGGTGCCGATGCCGCCCTCGATATCCACCCACCCGTCACGGCGGGTCGCGCCGGTCAGCAGGTTGAGGGTGTAGTAGTCCTCCTTGCGCTCCATCAGGTGCGTCGCCAGCGCCCGCAGCGCCCGCGCCCGCGTGTGGAAGGTCAGCCGCCGGAGGGCCGGGCCGCCCACGTCACGCCCGTAGGCCAGCGCCTGCGCGAAGTCCACCCCCTCGGAGGAGATGACGGCGACGGGGCGGCCGTAGATGGCGTCCACCAGCGTCTCGCCGTCGGGGTTGGCGTGCCAGGTGCCGTACACGTAGGAGGCAGGGCGGAGGAGGTCAGGGGTGGGAAGGGTGGTCATGGGGACTCCTTACAGAGTGGGGACGAAAAGCAAAGGCAGATGGCAAAAAGCCTGAAGCCTTCTGCCATCTGCCGTTCGTCTGCGGCGGGATCAGACACTCTTGAAGCCCTCAAATGGCTCCTTGCACGCATCGCACACATACAGCCGCTTACACAGCGTCGGGCCGAAGCTGCCCGTCATGCGGACATTGAGCGAGCCGCAGCGGGGGCAGCGGGTGGGTTCGGGGTCCAGGGTGATCAGGGGCGAGTCGCCCGCTGGGGCCGGGGGCGCGATCCCGTACTGGCGCAGGCGTTCGCGGGCGTCCTCCTGAATCCAGTCGGTCGTCCAGGGGGGGGTGAGGGTGCTGCGAACCTCCACGTCCTGTACGCCCAGCGCCCGCACCGCCTCCCCAATGGAATCTCGGATGACGTGCAGGGCCGGGCAGCCGGAGAAAGTCGGCGTGAAGGTCACGCTGACCCGCCCCCCGTCCACCGTCACGTCCCGGACCATGCCCATGTCGGTGACAGACACAACGGGGATTTCGGGGTCGGGCACGGCGGCGAGCGCGGTCCAGACCTGTTCGGGGGTAACGGGGAGGGTTGTCATGGTTTCACCAGACCTCGGCGTTCGGCACCGCGCGGGCCACGCTCTGCATCTCGGCGAGCAGCGGGGCGAGGTGCTCGGTGTGCGTGTCGCGTCCGGCCCCGGCGTCGGCGGGCACATCCGGCAAGGTCAGGCCGCACTTCCCGGTCAGGTGGGGCAGCACGAAGCTCTCCCAACTGCCGCGCAGCTTCTCCAGGTCGGGGACGATGCGGGCTGTCACCAGCTCGGCCTCGCCGGGCACAGGCTGAAACAGTTGCGCCGCGTAGGGCCACAGCTCGTCCAGTGCGGTCTGGGTGCGGCGGCGGCTTTCCTCGGTGCCCAGCGCCAGCCGCTCGACCCACAGCGCGGTGTGCTGAAGGTGGAACTTCTCCTCGCGCAGGGCCTTGGCCGCGACCTCGGCCAGCGGCGCGTAGGTGCTTGAGCGGGCCGCTTCCAGCCACAGCGCCTCGTAGGTGTCGAAGAGGAACTGCCGCAGCATAGTGAAGGCCCAGTCGCCCTTCGGCAGCTCCACGAAACGGGTGCAGCGGTACTCAGACGCGTCCCGGAAAAAGGCGAGCCGGTCGGCATCCGAGCCGTCCAGCGCCCGGCGCAGCTCCAGGTACAGCCCGGCGTGTCCCAGTTCGTCCTGCGCGATGTTCGCCAGCGCGATGTCTTCCTCAAGGATGGGCGCGTGCCCGGTCCACTCGCCATCCCGGTGCGCGAGGACGATCTCGTCGTCCGCGAGGGCCGTGAGCTTTTCAATCAGAGCGGCCCGCAGGCCCTCGGAGAGCGTCTCGGCGGCCTGCTGTTCGGTCGCAGTCATTCCTGCACCCCTTCCTTCGCGCGGCCGGGAATCAGGCCCTCGCGCTTGAGTTCCCCGATGTGGCGGCCGATGACCCCGTAGAACTGCTGCTGCTTGTAGGTCTTGTCCTTCGCGGGGGCGAACCAGCTTTCCACGGTGCCGGGGTCCTCGTCGGTGCGGACGACGGCGGACTCGGGAAAGACCAGCCAGGTCAGCGCGTCGGGATGCTGCCCCCGCGCCTGCCGCAGCGCGTCACCGGGGCCGCTCGCCTCCACGGTTCCCACGAGGTCCACGAAGGTCATGGAGCGCTTGTGCGTGCGCTTGAGTCCCACGTGGTAGGTGCCCGCCTCGCCGGGGGTGTCCAGCACCTCGGGGCGGGCGGCGAGTTCCTCCGGGGTGGCGGTCAGGATGTCGGCCTCGCGCACGGTCCACAGGCTCACGGCGGCGGGGCGACGCACAAAGACGTTGCGGGCGGTCACCAGCGCGTGCTGCGGGTCCCCCGCGTGGATGCTCCCCACCGCCTGATGGGGGCGGTTAGGGGCATCTTGCTTGAACACCTCCCAGCGGGGCCACTGGGTGTCAGGCGCGGTCATCAGTCCGCCGCCTGTCCCATCTGCCGGGCGGCGTAGGCTTCCAGCGCCTCGCGCACCCAGGCGCCGTCCTCGTGGGCCTCGCGGCGGGCACCGAGGCGCTCCCTGTTCAGCCCCTGCTGGCCTTTCACGACGGCCCAGAACTCGTCCCAGTTAATCGGGCCGTGCTTCCAGTTGCCGTCGGCGTCCTGGTGCAGTTCGGGGTCGGGGATGGTCAGCCCAGCTTCCAGCAGTTCGGGAGCATGCTCGTTGATAAACTCCTGGCGGACCTCGTCGTTCGTCTTGAGCTTGATGCCCCACTTGCTCAGCGCCCCGGTGTTGGGGCTGTCGGCGTCGTGCGGCCCCAGCATCATCAGGGCGGGCCACCACCAGCGGTTCAGGGCGTCCTGCGCCATCTGGCGCTGCTCGGGCGTGCCCTGCGCGTAGGCGACGATCATCTCCTTGCCCTGCTTGTGGTGGAAGGTCTCTTCCGAGCAGATGCGGACCATCGCCCGGCTGTAGGGGCCGTACGAGCAGCCCGCCAGCATGGTCTGGTTCTTGATCGCCGCGCCGTCTACCAGCCAGCCGATCATGCCCACGTCGGCCCAGGTGTGGGTGGGGTAGTTGAAGATGGACGAGTACTTGGCCCGGCCCGAGAGCAGCGCGTCCAGCATCTCCTCGCGGGAAATCCCCAACGTCTCGGCAGCGTGGTAGAGGTACTGCCCGTGCCCCGCCTCGTCCTGCACCTTGGCGATCAGGATGGTCTTGCGCTTGAGGGTCGGCGCCTTGGTGATCCACTCGCCCTCGGGCAGCATCCCGACGACTTCCGAGTGCGCGTGCTGCGAGATCATGCGGATAAGTTGGCGGCGGTACTCGGCGGGCATCCAGTCGCCGGGCTCAATCTTTTCGCCCCGCTGGATGCGGGCTTCAAAGGCGGCGTGCTGCTCGGCGGTCTCGGCGGGCGTCAGGGTCTGGGTCATGGCGGGCTCCTCCTGGGTCGGGACAACTTGCCTAACGAGCGTTTGTTAGATGGTACAGGATAGCAGCCTCCGCCACCCTCCCTGGCTCACAAAGTGAAGGGGGAGATCAAGGTTGAAAGTCGTCGTGGGGCGCGTCCGCGAGGGCTTGCAGGGCCGGGCGCAGAGCGGGCAACTCCACCCGCGCCGTGTGCCACACCAGCCGGGGGTCCACGCCGAAGTAATCGTGCGCGAGCAGGTTGCGAATGTCGCGCAGCCGGGGCCAGGGCACGCCGGGGGTGCGGTCCTGCACGCTCTGGGGAATGTATTTGGTGCCCTCGCCCAGCCGCAGCAGGTTGTGCAGGACGGCGTCCTGGCTGCGCTCGTCGGCGAGGAAGGAGGCCAGGGTGTGACCGTCCGTGGAGGCGGTCACGCGGTCCAGCGCCCGCAGCAGGTCGTGGACCCGCCAGCGCCAGCGCTTGCCCCGGTGCGAGTGGGGCGGCGGGTCGGGCACCTCCAGCACGTCCACGGCGTCGGCCAGAATCTCGCCGCGCAGGGCGGGGTGCAGACCGCCTTCCGTCAGCACGTCCACCCGGCGGCCCAGCAGGTCCTCAAAGACTTCTTTGGCCCGCATCAGGTCTAGCAAGCCCATCTCGCCCGCGAAGTCCAGCAGCAGGTCTATGTCGGCCGACGAGTCCGCCTCGCCTCGCGCGACCGAGCCGAAGACGCGCACGCGGGAGACGCCCGCTGCCCGCCACGCGGCCTCGCCGTCGCGCAGCACGGCGGCGATGGTGGGGAGGCGCAGGTCGGGGAAAAGGGGGGGAGGGGGCGACGCCACTGCCCCGGAGTGTAGAGCGTCGGCGCGGTCATTCCGCCCATGTTCCCCGGTCCACGCTTTACGATCCGACCTGTGATCGTCGCCATCGGCCATGACCTCATCGAGATTGAGCGCATTCGGGGCCTGCTGGTGCGGGAGGGGCGGCGGGCCGAGAAACTGTTTGCCCCGTGCGAGCTGGCCTACTGCGCTGAACATGCGGACCCCGCCCCCAGCCTCGCGGCCCGGTTTGCGGCCAAAGAAGCCTTTCAGAAGGTCTGGCCGCGCCCGCACGGGTGGCGCGACGTGTGGGTAGAGCGCGAGCGGACGCCGGACGGTCCCTTCCCCTTCGCCCGCCCGGTGCTGGGCTTCGCGCCAGAGATCGCGGCGGAACTGGAGGCGCGGGGCTGGGTGGCGCACCTGACGCTGACCCATACGAAGGAGCACGCGTCGGCAGTGGTGGTGCTGGAGGCGCGGTCAGGGCGCTAACGGGGCAAGGAGCGTATTCCTTCCACCCCAGTGAGTTGCTCGGTCAGGCGCACCCCCTCCACCAGATGCGCCCGCAGCACGCCAGGCAGCCAGGGGAGGCAGTCCGGCGGCAACGCGTCCGCTGCGAACCACCCCACCTCGGAGGTCTTGTCCAGTGGCTGTGGCTCGCCGTCCCAGGCGCCAGCCAGGAACAGGAAATCCACGCCCGCGACCGGGCCGCCCAGCCCGATCACGTCGTATCGGGACACGCCCAGCGAGCGCAGGGCGGCCGGGTCCACGCGCAGACCGACTTCCTCCCACGCTTCGCGGGTCACTGCGTCTAGTAGAGCCTCGCCCGGCTCCACCGCGCCGCCGGGTAAATTCCACAGGCCATCCGCAAAGGTCGTCCCCGAGCGCCGCCCCAGCAGCACCCGGCCCGAGGCGTCCCGCACGACCAGCCACACGATGAGGTGAATCACCGCCCCAGCGTAGAGCCTGCGCTATGCTGCCTCCGCGTCACCGGGGGTGCCCTGCTGCGATCAGCACGGGCTGAGATCACACCCCAGGAACCTGAACCGGGTCATTCCGGCGGAGGGAGCGTGACGGAAGGGCCGCCCCCCGGCGCGTGCCTTCCTCGGCTTCCCCTCGTGACGCGAGGGGGATTTTTTATGCGCAAAACACTGCTGCTCGGCCTGCTGCTCGCGGGGGCCGCCCACGCCCAGACCACCCTGACGGTGATTACCCATGACTCCTTCGACGTGGATAAGAAACTGGTCGCCCAGTTCGAGCAGGCGAACAAGGCCCGCGTGCGCTTCGTGCGGGGTGGGGACGCGGGCGAACTCCTCAACCGCCTGATCCTGACCCGCCGCGCCCCGATTGCCGACGTGGTGTACGGCCTGGACAATGCCATGCTGCCCCGCGCGAAGGCCGCCGGGATTCTGGAGGCGTACCGCTCGCCCGCGCTGGCGAGGGTGTCCGCCGCCTCCCGCCTGGACGATGCGGGGCTGCTGAACACGGTGAATTCCGGCCTAGTGGCGCTGAACTATGACCGCGCGGCCTGGGCGAAGACGGGCCTGCCCCTGCCCCGCAGCCTGGACGACCTGAAAAAGCCGCAGTACGCCCGCCTGACGGTGGTTTCCTCGCCCGCGACGAGCAGCCCCGGCCTCGCTTTCCTGCTCGCCACCGTGAACCACTACGGCGAGGCGGGCGCGTGGGCGTGGTGGCGCGAGGCCCGCGCGAACGGCATGAAGGTCACGCGCGGCTGGTCGGACGCCTACAACAAGGACTTCAGCAAGAACGGCGGCAAGTACCCCATCGTCCTGAGCTACGCGAGCAGCCCCGCCGCCGAGGTCTACTACGCGGACGGCTACGACCCGAAAAAGCTACCTGCCCAGGCGCCCACCGCCAACCTGTTCCTGCCGGGCAGCACCTTCCTGCAACTGGAGGGCGTGGGCGTGCTGAAGGGGAGCAAGCAGCCCGCGCTCGCCCGCAAGTTCGTGGACTTCATGCTGTCGGGCGGCGTGCAGGCCGACATTCCCACCCGGATGTGGGTTTACCCGGCGGTGAGCGGCACCAAACTGGACCCCGTCTTCCGCTTTGCCGAGAAGCCCGAGGTCAAGCCTGTGAAGGCCAGCGTGGCGGCCAACCCGCAGCGGCTGGTGGACGCCTGGGTGACGCAGGTACTGCGGGCACGGTGAAGGGGACGAGCTTCGCCCGCCACCCCCCTCTGCTTCGCAGCTCTACGAGTCCCAGCCTCCCCCGCAA from Deinococcus terrestris includes:
- a CDS encoding thiamine ABC transporter substrate-binding protein — translated: MRKTLLLGLLLAGAAHAQTTLTVITHDSFDVDKKLVAQFEQANKARVRFVRGGDAGELLNRLILTRRAPIADVVYGLDNAMLPRAKAAGILEAYRSPALARVSAASRLDDAGLLNTVNSGLVALNYDRAAWAKTGLPLPRSLDDLKKPQYARLTVVSSPATSSPGLAFLLATVNHYGEAGAWAWWREARANGMKVTRGWSDAYNKDFSKNGGKYPIVLSYASSPAAEVYYADGYDPKKLPAQAPTANLFLPGSTFLQLEGVGVLKGSKQPALARKFVDFMLSGGVQADIPTRMWVYPAVSGTKLDPVFRFAEKPEVKPVKASVAANPQRLVDAWVTQVLRAR